A window from Macaca nemestrina isolate mMacNem1 chromosome 8, mMacNem.hap1, whole genome shotgun sequence encodes these proteins:
- the LOC105468496 gene encoding protein FAM83A isoform X5 — protein MSRSRHLGKIRKRLEDVKSQWVRPARADFSDNESARLATDALLDGGPEAYWRVLSQEGEVDFLSSVEAQYIQAQAWERPCPPDTLGGAETGPKGLDSSSLQSGTYFPVASEGSEPALLHSWASAEKPYLKDKSSATVYFQTDKHNNIRDLVRRCITRTSQVLVILMDVFTDVEIFCDILEAANKRGVFVCVLLDQGGVKLFQEMCDKIQISDSHLKNISIRSVEGEVYCAKSGRKFAGQIREKFIISDWRFVLSGSYRWRLPDHCLRDL, from the exons ATGAGCCGGTCAAGGCACCTGGGCAAAATCCGGAAGCGTCTGGAAGATGTCAAGAGCCAGTGGGTCCGGCCAGCTAGGGCTGACTTTAGTGACAACGAGAGTGCCCGGCTGGCCACGGACGCCCTCTTGGATGGGGGTCCTGAAGCCTACTGGCGGGTGCTCAGCCAGGAAGGCGAGGTGGACTTCTTGTCCTCGGTGGAGGCCCAGTACATCCAGGCCCAGGCCTGGGAGCGCCCCTGTCCCCCAGACACCCTGGGAGGGGCAGAGACAGGCCCTAAGGGACTAGACTCCAGCTCCCTACAGTCCGGCACCTACTTCCCCGTGGCCTCAGAGGGCAGCGAGCCAGCCCTACTGCACAGCTGGGCCTCAGCTGAGAAGCCCTACCTGAAGGATAAATCCAGCGCCACCGTGTACTTCCAGACCGACAAGCACAACAACATCAGAGACCTCGTCCGCCGCTGCATCACCCGGACCAGCCAG GTCCTGGTCATCCTGATGGATGTGTTCACGGATGTGGAGATCTTCTGTGACATTCTAGAGGCAGCCAACAAGCGTGGGGTGTTCGTTTGTGTGCTCCTGGACCAGGGAGGTGTGAAGCTCTTCCAGGAGATGTGTGACAAAATCCAGATCTCTGACAGTCACCTCAAG aacatttccatccgGAGTGTAGAAGGAGAGGTGTATTGTGCCAAGTCAGGCAGGAAATTCGCTGGCCAAATCCGGGAGAAGTTCATCATCTCAGACTGGAGATTCGTCCTCTCTGGATCTTACAG